The stretch of DNA TATGATaagatatgaaatatatttctgtatttataaGACATTTAAACGTCTTTGTGCTGAATTTCAATATTTTCTCCCGTGAGCTGCACATTTTCAGAAGATTTCATGAACAGACTCTTGTTGTCAGTTTTTTCCCACCAAAATGATGTTCGTGACGGTTGTGTTTCCGTGAAAATagcataaaaaattaataaattgtttgGTAATTTTTACTGATGAGTCTAGATAAATCCTTTTTGTTCTGATAATTCTGTAATCTGCTGGTTTTGTTCAATTAATATGAAATGTCAtatgtttttaaactgtaaGTTTTAGTGGCTTTCATAAATATTTACGACTCAATTTAGCAGCAAacgaattaaaaaataaattgactgtatatatttatactatatTAAATAGATAAGCCCCAGTCGAAAATAtaacacattaaatattttaaattattattatgtttttaattttacaactgttttgaatttgtttttattttacttattttacctttgttttaatttgtatttatctatatattttttccttaaATCTAGTGTTTTATTGAATGTTTTCAATCTACTTGGGAACGTGTTAAGTAAAAAATTAACCAGTTAATGTAACTTTCTCTTTATTGTCTTTGATATGAAATTCTGCAATAATTTAATCAGCAATATTTCGGTCCAGTGCTGTTACACTTAGTTATGCCTCATTAACTTCTGTGTGTAAACGAACTGTGACGTCTTCCGCATCCAGCAGTTTGTTTGTGATGGAAGTCTTACGGCCGGCTCTCATTAACATCAAGGGGAGAATTTACAGGAAAAATCCAGTTCAGGAGGAATGTTATGAAGAAGAAGAGGATGATTATTCATATTCGGGAGAAGGTTAGTGATTTTTAAACTGAATATCAGTCAGTTCCACTGCCATCTATTCATATGTGTCTTTAGTATGTCGTCATATAATGTGTTGTTCCACAGCGGCTGAGCAGTGTCTGGACGAGCCGTGTGACGCATACGACATCGAGCAGACGGACCGAGGCTTCCGCTGCGCCATAGACGTGCCCAGCGTCCTTTACAAGTTAGTATATCTTCTAGATCACTCTCACACTTATGTGAGCCAGTTTCCATCATGGAGTTATAAAAAAGGTGACTTTGACTTGCcaaaattctgattttatttcttgcaattttTTTACTTGTTGCAAGTCAGAATTGGTAGATTAAATGCATCAGTTCGTACTTTCTTTCTCGGTTTATAACACATTGGGTGTTTATATTTTGAGTTAACATCTAAGCAATTCTGaattacatcttgcaattctgactttctcactgaattataaatttggaagaaataaagtcataattacatGTTATAAATAtgaagatataaacttgcaataaagaaaaaaaaaaaatctaaattgcaaGATGTTAACTCAAATTACAGAATATAATctcagaattatttatttatttattatttatttattatttcttccAAATTTATATTTCGCTATTTTGAGTTAAggttttgcaattctgagattatATTCTGTAATTTGAGTTAACATCttgcaatttagattttttttttttctttattgcaagtttatatcttcaTATTTATAACatgtaattatgactttatttcttgcaGTTCTAAGTTTATATTTAGCAATTTTGACTTAACATCTTGtttttctgactttataacacaCAATTCCAACTTCATTTTTCACaggtttatatttcacaattttgagttaccatctcacaattcagacatttttattcacaatttcaAGTTTATATGCCACAATGTTTGAGTTAACAtctcacatttttttctcagaattgcaagtttatatctacAGGTTTATGATGcaaaattttgactttatttcttcagaaattgcaagtttacatccttgaattattacttttttttcctaTAAAATCTGGATCTGTTTCCTTCAAGAAGTGTTTTGCTACATTCCATTTCATATTTGATGCACAAAATCACATATTGCATTCACAAAATGAATAGTAAAGAGAAATAAAGTAGGAAttgtaaatagtaaaaatatatatatttttttcattcaatgGCAGAAACGGTCTCCCAGCAGCTTTTCAAATGCTTCTTGGCAATTTTTTCAGATCTGAGTTTAACCGTGTTCTTGTGTTTTCTCAGGTATATTATCGGTAAGAAGGGAGAGACTCGTAAACGACTGGAATCGGAGACTAAAACTTCCATCAGCATCCCGAAACAAGGCGTGGAAGGACAGATCGGTGAGAAACAGTGACTTGAACAAACCCCTCGGCCCTGAACTATTAAAGTAATTCATCCCACAGCATTTGTGCTGATCTCAAACCCCCAgggaattaataaaaaaagcatctgccaaatgcataaacgCTACTGAACTGAAAACAACTCATAATGCCTTAGCTACTGAATAGAAACCTGTATTGAATGATGTCTGTGAGTTATGCATGCTCAAACCACATTATCTTGAGAAACATTTGGCATGTTTCGGTTAGCGTTAAATGAATGTGCATGATGCCTTGTGCAACTAAAAGTGTTCctgcataaaaataaaggtgcttcagggGTCAGAATGTTCTAGCAGCAGGATGTTATGACAGCAGCGTGTTCTTGTGTGCAGCGGTGAGAACTGTATGTTCTTCCTGTGGTTTTATGGCAATgcacttctgtgtgtgtgtgtgtgcgctcagTAATCACAGGTGCACACAGAGCGGCCGTCGCCTCAGCTGTAACCCGCGTTGAGGTTTTGATCGACAGCTTTCGGAGGAAGCAGCCGTTCACACACTTCCTGTCATTTGCACTAAACCATCCTCAGGTGCAGCAGGGCTTCCTGCGCTTTCGAGAGCAGGTGCTGGAACGCTGTGGACAGGTGAGAACATTTACTCAAAGTCCACACGCAATCAGAGTCGACCTCACTTACTTCATTAATAGTTGCTTCATGCAAGAATTCAATACGGCATTAATATAACCATAAAATAATAGAggcatattatatttttatatattaaatattattttattattgatagTAGTTAACACAAatttagtaaaaataatatagggttaatgtaataaaataatgtaataaaaaggCTTGTTATAagattcatattatattataatatcatgtaatatcatataataaagtTTACAGCAAAATTCACCCTTATTTACCTTCTTAGTTATTGTTCCTGGTCTTATTGTTGCCAGTAGTTAAgacataaatgtaatataatattaattttaatatatatttttttatttaaggttaatataatttgatataataaaataatgtaattaaaatgtataatatacaatttatattataggataatataatataattaaatatgatcTAATAAAATCAGAACTCATTCTATTTACTTCCTGGACTTATTGTTACTAgtaatgtaattgtaattattatatttatattatcaaTATAATACTAATGTTATTGTATTCTTATCTTATTGTTGCCAGTAGGTAATGCAAGAATTTAGTGtactattaatataataatttaataagtattatatatattattttgcaaggaatttaatgtaatttactgtaatgtcatttaaaaataatataaggTCAACAGCAAAATTCACTCGGTTTACTATTTTCTGAATTCTTGTTCCTGGTGTTATTGTGAAAGAGTTATAGTAGTTATCTATTTGTGGATTTCCTCTTTGAATTGGTTTTAATGTGTGTTGTGCAGGACGCAGGCGTGGATGAGAGTATTTTTCAGAAACCGGCTAAACTCCACCTGACCGTCGGTACTCTGGCCCTCCTGAACGAACAGGAAGTGACACGCGCGAACAAGCTCCTGCAGCAGTGTCAGGACGTTATCAGGTCATAAAGCATCAGAACAGACCACAGGGATGGTCAGCAGAATCAATGCGCTGGTTTGTGCTCATAGATCATGCTGCTTTGTTTCTACAGAGATATAACTGAAGCAAAACCACTTCCTGTGGAGGTCAGAGGAATTGAGTATATGAATGATGACCCGTCGATGGTGGATGTTCTGTATGCCAAAGTAGCTGTTCAAGATGGATCTGACAAGTAAGATACAATTCATTACCtggtatacaggtgcatctcaataaattagaatgtcgtggaaaagttcatttatttcagtaattcaactcaaatggtgaaactcgtgtattaaataaattcaatgcacacagactgaagtagtttaagtctttggttcttttaattgtgatgattttggctcacatttaacaaaaacccaccaattcactctcaacaaattagaatacttcataagaccaataaaaaaaaacatttttagtgaattgttggccttctggaaagtatgttcatttactgtatatgtactcaatacttggtaggggctccttttgctttaatttctgcctcagttcggcgtggcatggaggtgatcagtttgtggcactgctgaggtggtatggaagcccaggtttctttgatagcggccttcagctcatctgcattgttgggtctggtgtctctcatcttcctcttgacaataccatagattctctctggggttcaggtctggtgagtttgctggccagtcaagcacaccaacaccatggtcatttaaccaacttttggtgcttttggcagtgtgggcaggtgccaaatcctgctggaaaatgaaatcagcatctttaaaaagctggtcagcagaaggaagcatgaagtgctccaaaatttcttggtaaacgggtgcagtgactttggttttcaaaaaacacaatggaccaacaccagcagatgacattgcagcccaaatcatcacagactgtggaaacttaacactggacttcaagcaacttgggctatgagcttctccacccttcctccagactctaggaccttggtttccaaatgaaatacaaaacttgctctcatctgaaaagaggactttggaccattgggcaacagtccagttcttcttctccttagtccaggtaagacgcctctggcgttgtctgtggttcaggagtggcttaacaagaggaatcgacaactgtagccaaattcctcgacacgtctgtgtgtggaggctcttgatgccttgaccccagcctcagtccattccttgtgaagttcacccaaattcttgaatggattttgcttgacaatcctcataaggctgcggttctctcggttggttgtgcatcttttcttccacacttttccttccctcaactttctgttaacatgcttggatacagcactctgtgaacagccagcttctttggcaatgaatgtttgtggcttaccctccttgtgaagggtgtcaatgactgtcttctggacaactgtcagatcagcagtcttccccatgattgtgtagcctagtgaaccaaactgagagaccattttgaaggctcaggaaacctttgcaggtgttttgagttgattagctgattggcatgtcaccatattctaatttgttgagattggtgggtttttgttaaatgtgagccaaaatcatcacaattaaaagaaccaaagacttaaactacagtctgtgtgcattgaagtttcacaatttgagttgaattactgaaataaatgtacatttccacgacattctaatttattgagatgcctGTATATATGACaaacctaataaaaatgacaatatatAGATTTAGTCTATCTGTAAATTTTAGTGTCTTGCTCAAGTTTAGTCGACTGATGGATTAGGAGATAGAAAAGTCCATTGACCTGATAGAAAAACAATGCAAGTCTGTGCGATCAGCTCAttactctctgtgtgtgtgtgtgtgtgtgtgtgtgtgtgtgtgtgtgtgtgtgtgtgtgtgtaggctcCAGCAGATCGCGGACAGGCTCGTGGAGTGTTTCGCAGCAGCCGGTCTGATGGAGCGGGAGCGAGTGAAGATTCACGGCACCGTCATGAACACACTGTTCCGGAGAGATCCGTCAGGTGAGATGGCCAACACAAACACGTCACTGATCCCAGATCACTTTCAGATAACACCTCCTTGATCACGATCACAGTTACTGAATCAAGCAGATGCCAAACCATCAGGAACAGATCTAAACAGACCAACAGCGTGTTTATCAGGGGTTTTTTATCAGAatgattttatgtgcttttgtcacttTTATTGGTATTTTATAAATGCTCCTATTGAGcgttaattttatttcaggcaACATTTCTAGTTTTTGTTTAAGCTGAAGTACAAAAATGGCTAAAACTTAAAGCTaactataaaacaaaaactaataaaaatgacaaaagcacataacaaaatcagtaaaatcaaaactattaaaatatttttagttaaatctgaaataaaatataaatattgcatggaaaaactaaaatataaatatctgaTGACAGATCCTAACTTATTTTAGTTgcagtttttgttttacatttattttaattaacaataatagttttaatttgtttaaatgcgagtatttatactttttttaaatgtctattttatctaagttttagtaatgtttGGACTTATTTAACTTGTTTAAACGTAAAACTTAAACTAATGGGACGGACTGTCAGGAATGGCGTAAACAGACTAGCAGTGTGTTTATCAGGAGTTTGTTTGTCAGAATGTTTATCATCGTCGTGAGTGTCTTCATCTCCGTCACACAAAGCTCTCATTCTGCTCTGCGGCACGAGGCCAGGGTTTGACCTGTTAGTGTCCGTCTGTCAACAGTTCTGACCGTTGTTCTGCTGTGTTCATGTTGACGTCAGCCGTCGCTGTGCTGTTTGCAATTTAGTAGCTGAGTAATGTTATTCAGAGCGCTGAACACCACGGGGCGCTTACAAACACAACATGATGACCACATCTCATTACATCTGATATACAGACTCTAACCTGATCTGTGTTTCTCTCAGCGGAGGATAAAGGAGCTTCAGCAAGACCCAACGCTAAAGATCGAGAAGCTTTTAATGCCAAAAACATCTTACAGGTGAGAAATGTAATCAAAAGATTtagatttgaaataaatgctgttcttttgaactttctattcatctgtgaatcctgaaaaataaaatgcatcacagtttccacaaaaatattgtgcggcacgactgttttcaacattgataataatcagaaatgtttgttgagcagcgaatcagcatattagaatgatttctgaagatcatgtgacactgaagactgcagtaatgatgctgaaaatacagctgcacatcacagaaataaattacagtttaacacatattcacatagaaaacagctgttttaaattgaaatatttttactgtatttttgatcaagaaaatgcagccttagtgagcagaagagactcaaaaacataaaaacaaaatctcaccgaccccaaacttttgtataCACTTATAGTTCACATTCAATATAAAATCTTATGAATCCAGACACACATGATTGCAACACGAGAGGAGACCTGATGTAACAGatataaataaagtatttcACAACTCACACTGATGAGTAATAATTTCTCCCCTTCAGAGTTTGTTgttgtgtaaaaaaatatagcaGTAATTGCAGTAAACACATCTGCTGTTACAAAAACTATGGCATTACCATGGAAAATTCATGGTATCCTGATAATACCACAgtattaaatgattattatgCTCATGTGGTGGTATATTCTGTATGTAATATAAACTAAATTCACTATTCATGGTGCTTATGTAATACTCCATGCTGTTACCATGgtacaaaaacacagttttgtATTATATGTCCAAATTAGCCTGTTGTTTGCACAGTATgtgaacacaaaaacacaagtgaGGTTTCTTAAGCTGTATCTGTCGCCCCCTGATGGCAGGCCGTGGAACTGCAAGTTGTTTTGTAAACACggtacactctctctctctctcacacacacacacacacacgcacgcacgcacgcacacgggCTGTGTCCTAGAGCAGGAGCAGCTTGTCCCGTCCAGAAGAGGCTACGCCTACTTTCTCAGAACTTCTGTTCCCATTATATGGTGAAAACCATTCTGAGAATCAAATCCAGTAAACAACTTCCTTCGCTCTTTGTTAACATCTGCTCTCTGGTTTTCGAGCGCAGAGTGCACAAACAGAAAACTCGCATATGTCATTAAATCGCTCTGAAGTGTCACTTCTGAATCCCCCATCATCTGGTTTCCATAGTAACAGCTGATTCTGTCATGcaaatgtttatgaatttcaCCCAGAATAATAATGGGCTTGTAAATGAAGCCGTGAGCCTAAACTGAGACTCTGTTTCTCTGCAGATGTTCGGCGAGTTTTATTTCGGCGCGTTTGAGCTGGATTCGGTTCAGATCTCTCAGAGGTTCTCCACTGACGGCACGGGATACTATTCCTCGGCGGGACACGTCACATTCTCATGATGGGACACTAAAACACTGCTCTGGACTTTGCTGATGAATGCATCACAATTCTCTGTTTTGCAATTGAATTATGCATTAATAATCaatgttatgcactgtaaatattaatataaataacataaagAGCATTTTAATGGAACGGTTTTGCGTGTGCCCTTGAGGGCAGGATCATGTCATGAATATTTCTGGGCCTTTTCCCTGATGTTTTAATTGCATATATTTGCAAAGtgtttttagtctttttttagGAGAGTGCTAGCATACATAGCAATGAAAGCAACACTTTTACTGATGTGTTTGTGCAGCATGACATTGATGCacattatgtgatgattgagtTTGTCATCTTTAAGTGAGCTTTATAATGTCACTGTGTTCAGAGTAATGTGGTGTCGTAGGTGATGCTGATggttaaaaatctaaatgaaagCAACTGCTATAAGATCAAAATACAGCATAATAAAGACCCAAGAGTCTGTGCACTACAGTGAGTTTGATCTCAGGTAAGTGTGTTAGAAAATACTCTACTTTAAAGGGTCCTTTCAGGGATTTTTTTTGGGGGTCTCTTTTGGAGTTTGACCTTTCCTCGTCACTCACTGCTTTCATTATATGGAGTAAAAACACTGAAGAAAGAACatttggtgagtaaatgatgagtttgtttttatcTCTCAGTTTCTATAAATGCCAGGATTCCAGAAGTTTTAAGGGCTGAATGTTCTTCaagtttatctttttttatttatttttttaatgaattttcatAACTTTCCCAGTCGTTCATGATTTACTGCATAAGGAATaagtttataattttaaaacatttaattatttataaatataatataatgttttcaaTAGTGTATAATATAAAAGAAATTCTCAATTTCTATCCAATGATATATTTTAagcataaaaaatgtatattcattataCAAATGCCCATGTTTTATTATAAGGATATATAATAGGATTTACTGGGTAaggatatatatttatatataaggaCATTTCAGAGCTTGGCATAAAACCGTATATATATTCatgaatgttttattcattaaagatTGTATTAGTTTGCATTTTCCAGatctaaaaatgtttaaaaagaggCTCCCAGGTTTTTAATGATTATGGGAATCCTGGTTCTTTTTGAGAGAGTGAAATAAAATAGGAACTCTTTGTTTTCTAGTTATTTTAGCTGAttttaatgcttgttttgtCATATTTGAAGTCATCTTGAGGCCCAGTGACTGAGAAGCActgttttaaagtgttttgttgtgttgctgtcAGTCAGTgtccagcaggaggcgctgaTATGGACCACAGACACAGAAAGCTCTTCAGGTTAATGTGCTGTTTCCTTCACAAGAGACTGTGTTGCATCAGCATATATTAGGCTAGTGTTTGTGAGGTTGAATTATGCCTGATAGCACACTTCACACTAATACATATGATTTATTACGGCATTAATTTAATAGAATACATCCATGTTTGGAAGCGTGTTtcagatttgtgtgtgtatatatatatatatatatataagctgaTAGTTCAGACTTGGATGTAGATGTATGATGCACTTTCTTGGCAAGTTGCTTAACAATCCTAAAAGGCTTTAGCTAGAATGATTTTGGCATTGTTGGGGACATAacccctgctaaaaaaaacaaaacaatagaagcccaattgaaaaaatcacagaaattccaatggtttccattaaaataccattataaaccattagctttttccagtaaaaccattacaaaattcctttttgtagtgtgttttgggcatttttccaatagaatccatcacataccagtagacaccattatagtttccattaaaaccaatacaattcccatcataaccgttaaaaccattacattttctattgtttttttcagcagggaaggcagacaacagacatttaaaaaaaaaaaaaatgtaacattattttttaaaatcaagatTATTGCTAAAGACAATTTAGTAGTTAGTGGCTGTTATTGGTAGACACATGTCAAAGCGTCTCGACTAAATTCTACAGCCttgaaaatcataacaagaCACTTTGGCTATTATGGTTCTCTCCTTAAATGTAAAGAGATCAAACAACAGATTAATGAGTATATCCAAATTTCACAAAAAGCTTATGGACATTATTATAATAGGCTACAAGTCAGAAGTGAGTTGCTGTTTTTGTCTCTTCATTCACTTGTTTTATACACAAAGACATTTTGatgagattattattattattttttcaatgtTCATCTGATCTCATTTTGTAAGTGACTTTTGCTTtctgttttaaagatgtttattttttggattGTTTGACCACTCAAAAGAGAATATAGGAAAATATAACTTCATTTGTTTCCTGCTAGCTGaatttatgctaaaaatatgGCTGCTACACTTTcctataataaaaccataatTTTCTTAAGGGATTTGTATTTGtgtatactttatttttatttttttataactgtactgccttaattgtttgatgttttgtaccatttaataataaaaattgactCGTGAACCCGCTCCGATccgaatcaaaagattcacgaACCAGCTCCGACGTTCCGTTCTAAGTCAAATGATTCGCGATCCGATTGGAGCGCGTCGAAgtagtgaatcattttgcgacGCAATGGTTTAAATGATTTGGAGCTTCAAACAGCTCATTATACGTGCTTTTTAAAATCATCACGAGCGATGTAGAAATCTGGTTTTTGCTAGTGAATCGCTTGAACTGAATGATCGAAGTCTGATCGATTGATACGAGTTTGAATCAATCGAAGCGGATCGTCcgtaaatgactcactcaattGAATCGGTTCGTCTGTTGCTCCACTTTTCGCGTCTTCAGTCATGTTTACACGACACTGTCAGAACTACTACTGACTTAACTCGCTAGTTTTATGACATTAACTGACATAAGCGAAAAAAAATCAACTGAAAGCATCCAGTCTCTCTACCATTGAAGTGAATGTTCAGTTTATTAGTataaatatttgagaaattGTTGTATCTGATTGTATTAGTCTATATATAGAGTGATAGTCAATGTAAAAAGAGCAAATGGGAGAAGCAGATGAACACAAAACAGCAGAACAACATAAAGTTAAAGAGGGTGAACTTCATCATTCAGCTGCTGTCAAACCATtaatatccaaaataaaagtttttgttgacatatgtgtgtactatgtatatttatgtatatataaatacacacactcatatttagaaaatatttacatgtatatatttatattcatataattttttaatattatatataaatatatttaatacataaacataacatatatttcttatatacatgcatgtgtgtgtatttatatataataaatatacacagtacacacatatgtcaacaaaaacttattttggatgtgattaatcgcgattaatcgtttcacagcactattttaaatacatagTCTACCTTATATGTTCTTACTCCACACATGTATTAAATGTGCGTCCTTGAATGTGCACAGTTTTCTAGCATATTTACTTTAACTTCTCAGGTAATATCAATGGTATGACCCTTTTCAGCCAAAAtggatacatacacacatatttaattgtttgatcaaaatgatTGATAGGTGCAATTTAGTAGTCGATGGATATTGGAAGGGAAATGTCATAGTAGCTCAATTCTAAGCCCTTGCATATGCGtctttacattaaataaaagccAAGGGAAATCTGCCAATACATAAACCCACACACACTTAGCATGCAGACAGAGCTGAATCTGCACCTGAAATGCATCTCTTTCagtctcgctctctctctctctcgtgtgtgtgtgtgtgtgtgtgataaagGTCAGCACGATgatgtcatcatcatcatcagagcCCGAGAGTCTCCTGAGAGCATGAAGAAGAGAGAGACTCGTCCTCCTCCGCCTGCAGTCGCTCATTTGTAAGTTAATGAGATTTGAGCTCAGATTCTCTTCTTGTCGCAGAAGAGCTGAGATTCATGCTAATGAAAGCAGACATAAGTCAGCCTCTTCAAAGACTCTCTAATACTTCACATATTTGGAAAGAGTTCCACTAAAAATGCTTGTTTGCCAGGATGTAATTAGTGGCTCGTTATAAATGGACCAAATGCACCACATTCAGAGCAAATGAGATCATGACTTTAATAAAGACACGACTGCATTACTGTAAGTGACAGGAGACTGAGGAAATCTGGCTCTGAATTATATACACTTGCTTacatttttagcatttaaatatttattaaaaatgatcaaacatttataataaaaaatataatatttgaatattttacaaaatacttTAACTCAATTTCTAtccattaaaatatgaaaatattttagaacTTGGCATAGAAAAATGCGCATTCATTATACAGATGCAAAGccttttgattttattaattgaaagttgttgttgtttttttctcccaGAAC from Onychostoma macrolepis isolate SWU-2019 chromosome 12, ASM1243209v1, whole genome shotgun sequence encodes:
- the ascc1 gene encoding activating signal cointegrator 1 complex subunit 1, which translates into the protein MEVLRPALINIKGRIYRKNPVQEECYEEEEDDYSYSGEAAEQCLDEPCDAYDIEQTDRGFRCAIDVPSVLYKYIIGKKGETRKRLESETKTSISIPKQGVEGQIVITGAHRAAVASAVTRVEVLIDSFRRKQPFTHFLSFALNHPQVQQGFLRFREQVLERCGQDAGVDESIFQKPAKLHLTVGTLALLNEQEVTRANKLLQQCQDVIRDITEAKPLPVEVRGIEYMNDDPSMVDVLYAKVAVQDGSDKLQQIADRLVECFAAAGLMERERVKIHGTVMNTLFRRDPSAEDKGASARPNAKDREAFNAKNILQMFGEFYFGAFELDSVQISQRFSTDGTGYYSSAGHVTFS